A genomic stretch from Nocardia wallacei includes:
- the msrA gene encoding peptide-methionine (S)-S-oxide reductase MsrA, whose protein sequence is MTDTQRAILAGGCFWGMQELIRKQPGVLSTRVGYTGGRNERPTYRNHPGHAEAVEIVYDPARTDYRALLEFFFQIHDPTTKDRQGNDIGSSYRSAIFYLDDEQKRVALETIVDVEDSGLWPGKVVTEVTPASEFWEAEPEHQDYLQRYPDGYTCHFPRPGWKLPKRQATAQ, encoded by the coding sequence GCGGGCGATTCTGGCCGGTGGCTGTTTCTGGGGCATGCAGGAGCTGATCCGCAAGCAGCCGGGCGTGCTGTCGACGCGCGTCGGGTACACCGGCGGGCGCAACGAACGCCCCACCTATCGCAATCATCCGGGGCACGCCGAGGCCGTGGAGATCGTCTACGATCCGGCGCGCACCGACTATCGGGCGCTGCTGGAGTTCTTCTTCCAGATCCACGACCCGACCACGAAGGACCGCCAGGGCAACGACATCGGCAGCAGCTACCGGTCGGCGATCTTCTATCTCGACGACGAGCAGAAGCGGGTCGCGCTGGAAACCATCGTCGATGTCGAGGACTCGGGCCTGTGGCCGGGCAAGGTCGTCACCGAGGTGACCCCGGCGAGCGAGTTCTGGGAGGCCGAACCCGAGCACCAGGATTATCTGCAGCGGTATCCGGACGGCTACACCTGCCATTTCCCGCGGCCGGGCTGGAAGCTGCCGAAGCGGCAGGCCACCGCACAGTAA
- a CDS encoding DUF1460 domain-containing protein, with protein MRLVARVVLVVCALVGGVVATVPVAAAAPAGPVSMDDFTARRIDELLASKAAAGALGKGDLVEVLSRQFLGTPYAAGTLIGSAAEPEQLVADFRRVDCFTYLDYVEALSRSADRDQFLSNLADTRYAGGTVDFAHRKHFFSDWSHTPRIAADDITATLSPAAVTVTKSLNAKADGGTYLPGLPVVDRDITYLPAGTVDDGVVGGLRTGDYVGAYADQPGLDVTHVGIFVLTPEGPVFRNASSLAANEKVVDTPFADYVRTTPGVVVLRPR; from the coding sequence GTGCGTCTCGTCGCTCGCGTAGTGCTCGTCGTCTGTGCGCTGGTCGGTGGCGTCGTGGCGACGGTCCCGGTGGCGGCCGCCGCCCCCGCCGGACCGGTGAGCATGGATGATTTCACCGCGCGCCGGATCGATGAACTGCTGGCATCGAAGGCCGCCGCCGGAGCGCTCGGCAAGGGTGATCTGGTCGAGGTGCTGTCGCGGCAGTTCCTCGGCACGCCCTACGCGGCCGGCACGCTGATCGGCTCGGCCGCCGAGCCCGAACAGCTGGTCGCCGACTTCCGGCGGGTCGACTGCTTCACCTATCTCGACTACGTCGAGGCGCTGAGCCGTTCGGCGGACCGGGACCAGTTCCTGTCGAATCTGGCCGACACCCGATATGCCGGGGGCACAGTCGATTTCGCGCACCGCAAGCACTTCTTCAGCGACTGGTCGCACACACCGCGCATCGCCGCCGACGACATCACCGCGACGCTGAGCCCGGCGGCGGTAACCGTCACCAAGAGCCTGAACGCGAAAGCCGATGGCGGCACGTATCTGCCGGGTCTGCCGGTGGTCGATCGCGACATCACCTATCTGCCCGCGGGGACCGTGGACGACGGTGTCGTGGGCGGGCTGCGCACCGGCGACTACGTCGGCGCCTACGCCGATCAGCCGGGACTCGACGTGACCCACGTCGGCATCTTCGTCCTGACCCCCGAGGGGCCGGTCTTCCGCAACGCCTCCTCGCTGGCCGCGAACGAGAAGGTCG